Below is a window of Salvelinus sp. IW2-2015 linkage group LG35, ASM291031v2, whole genome shotgun sequence DNA.
attataCTGAAACTGGTACAAGGAATTGCTGAGACCCCAGGTTGTCTGAGTTTGTGAAAGGGTACCTCTCATTTTAAACTTCATGTCTTACTTATTCACAACACAAACTCTCCCAGGGACGGGTATCAGTGTGTACAACTGCTGAAATCATGTTATGTTYCAAAACCTTTTATACGGGTCAGAGATGTCATTTTTACTTTAAGGAACCAATCATTTACTGAAAGGTACAACCTGTATCATTTAAGATACCGGTATCTGTGTGCAgcatttcaaaaatgtttaatATTGTATTTCTCTTCAAGAATAATGAGGAGTAGCCTGTAATTCAAAAACTGATAATGTTTGGTTGATTATACAAATTGTATGGACTGTAAAAATAGAAATGCCATTAAAGCATTTGATTTCTTAAAAAATCATGATTTGACTTATGTTTCTCTCTGAGTGTGTAGAAAGGGAGATGCTAGAGGAAAAACATATGCAGTGGCCCTGGGTCAAACTCCTTTCTGTTGTAATCACAGATCTGAGAGGTTGTTTCTGAAATCAATAAAGGGATATCTAGCTTTCATGTATCCAATGCCAAATATAATGTCCAATGTAAGAACTTCTTGTTTGGTGCTAGAGCAAAgagaacatactgtatttacGTGTTGCAGGTTGAATAACAGGCCCAAAGGGGGCGCTAAAGGTAAAAGGTGTAGATCAACTTCCGGTGTCACGGGGTGCCTGGGAGACGAAACGCAAAAAGCGGGCATACCGAACATATCCCGTATTTTCTCCTTGGATACATTTAATTGCAAAACATATATATTGGGACGATTTCAAACACCGTTACAACATCAACAGGACAGACGGCATAACATTGGATGTGCAATTGTACCAGCATATCCGTATTCACTCGATTTGCTAACTAATTAGCATTAGCTCGCTACCACGACTCCTTCAAGAACAGGCCCCAGCCTGGACTTTGCTTTAGCTATCTAACTAGCTAGCACAAGATAACGCGTTCTTAGTGTAAACTAGAACCACATCTTTATAACTCACTTGGAGCTGTTCATGTTGATGTGTGGTTCATTTTGATATTTCTAAACCGTTGCATTGGTGTTGTGtagctagttagcatttactAAGTGTTGTGCACTTTTTTCGCAAGCTAGCGACCGCGCCGCATTCCCGTCCATTTTACAGTcacaactaactagctagctagggcTAGCAAATAAGAAACGGCGATGTCGGATTTCGACGAATTCGAGAGACAACTGTCTGAAAACAAACAAggtaagctagctagttaatcaCTTATGTTTTATAACCAAATTCTAAACCAGCTAATTAGCAATCGCATATCATCACAACACACAAGCGCGAGCTGGATAACTARCTGGTAGTAACGTTGGCTGCTAGAGTCCACACTGTCGCAGCTGTCGTTCCAGGCACATTCGTGTGGTTATAACTAGCTAACCCATTGTTTAAAAGTAACGTTTTTTTATGTCACTAACCGGTCCTGTTTTGAACCAGCTGACGTTTTCCAGCTCTGTATATGTTGAAGTTGCCAGTTAAAATATTAATYCATGAAAAGTTAACATCTCTTGGCCAAACAGTAGCTATATCCTATGAAAGTAAACACGTAACGGTGTCCATCCTCTTGCCCCCTGTACCaccatcttctctcctccccatctctatggtcctctgtagctcagttggtagagcatggcgcttgcaacgccaggatagtgcgCTCGATTCCCGGGAACAcccgtacgtaaaatgtatgcaagcatgactgtaagtcgctttggataaaagcgtctgcttaATGCCATAACTATATTATTTTAACTCAAccgttttctctcctccccctctgttttctttcctccctttctgttttctttcctcccaccctccctcttccTATTGTTTCACCGTTCCTTCCCTTTGATTTCCCTTCCTCCAGCGGAGAAGGACAAGGAGAACCGCCACCACCGTCGCTCCCCCTCTCGCAGCcgcagcagagagaggaagaggaggagcagagacaaGGACAGACGCAGCAGGGATCGCCGTGGAGACAGCAAGGAGCGCAGACCGAGACGCAGGTAACTACAGCATTGTCTTACTGCAAGCTCTCAGGTGTGTAAGAGACCTAGTTACGTGCAGGTACTACGTACTGGTTAGAGTAGGGCTATCTACACACCTGATGAGTGAACAGTATCAGGACACTTGGAAAATAAGCAACCCAGGCAACACTGACTTTACCTGAAATAGAAAGCTCTCACAAGCATATTGTTGCACAACATTATTCCTCTGTCTGAGGTAGCCCACCTATTGTCCTGACAGTGAGATGCAAGTTTGTGGAGGAAGACTCACATCTAACAGTGTTCACACACACGTTGAACATTCTACACCTGGTCCCTGAAGTTGTTTTAGGATGCATTTGTTTTAGTGGAAAGAGCCATAGCGTACACTTACCAGACCTCGGTGTTCTGTACAAGATTCCAAATCGGTCCCTATCCCTAGGCCCTactagtaaatcaaatcaaatgttatttgtcacatacacatggttagcagatgttaatgcgagtgtagcgaaatgcttgtgcttctagttacgacaatgcagtaataacaaacgagtaatctaacctaacaattccacaaatactaccttatacacacaaccttatacacacaagtagtAGATCTGAAAGGAGTGGATGTGGTGAGCGCTCCAGCAGAAGACCATATTGCTTATGCCTATCCAATCCTTTAGGATCTATGTTCATACAAACAGTGGCTTGGGGCTAATTTCSAATTGCACTCTAGTTCCACTTCCTGCAGTGGAACTACCTGTGACCAGGGTTGGAGTGAAATGAAATGTGAACTCCTTCCAATGTCATTTCAGCTCACCATCCCAACAACAACCCCAAGAGATTGCTGTAAGGTAATACAGCAAACTAACACAGAGCTTGTTTCTGCATTATTACAATATCACTCCAGTCACTCTAGCAAGTGATCTTTCCTCTGATTGTGTACTATCCACTCATGTTTACAACAGCGTATTATATCCTGTGTATACCATTGTGTGGGAAGGTTTTGGTAAGGGGTTTCTATGGAGAGCGAGAAATGAAACTGTAGGGTCAACTCTGTAATAATGGGTTACATTTGTAGGGCTTGTGACATCCACTGTAAATGTCATTTAAAAGTAGTATGTCATTTGAAATCACTTGTATTTGTAAAAGGTATAATAATTTATAACATGGATTCAGAAGTGTAAACCTGGTGTTTGTCATAGATGGGTTAAAGAGAAGCTGTAGGTTTCTCTAAAGGCCTGTTTCTCTAAAGGCCTGAAGGACTTTATAGTACTTGACTCACAGGACATCACAAGTAATTACTTCTATTTGTCTTTTTACTTCATCTGTttccccctgctctcctctgttGGTCTTTCTGTCCTCACTTCTCCtgtcctattttctctccatcagTCGTTCCCCGCACCGTGAAACGAAGAAGAAGAACAAAGTGAAGAAGTACTGGGACGTCCCTCCTCCTGGCTTTGAACACATCAGTGTGATGCAGTACAAAGCCATGCAGGGTAAGAGAGGAGGCCTCacttcatcatcctcttcctctctcccttgttctctctcctctattttcaTCTACTCTATTCAACTCTTTGACCCTCGTTTGGCCTCATATTTAACTGWGTTCTTTCTAATACTGTCTTGTTCTGGAAGCTGTATGAATGTTGTGTTTTAAACATGTGACTTCTCCTCAAGCTGCGGGTCAGATCCCAGCCACGGCCCTGCTGCCCACCATGACCCCAGACGGCCTGGCCGTGACCCCCACTCCTGTCCCTGTGGTGGGAAGCCAGATGACCAGACAGGCCCGTCGGCTCTACGTGGGGAACATCCCCTTCGGCATCACAGAGGTCAGTTAGCTTCTGGATGGATGTAGGgacagagatcagagagaggtAGTAGGTAAAAGTTGATACAGGTTAACAGGGCAGTACAGGGCACTACATTTAACTTGTGTATGTGCCTAAATATGTAGCTGTGCGWCCTGGAATTTTTATTTAGGAGAACCAGTGTGYCTAGAAAAATTAAGGAATCTAGCTTTTATTTCCTCATATGTTTYattgtgctcctaaatttcttTGTTTGCGCCTACATTTTTGACGTGCTCCTCATAAAACAAGTTCAKCGTAGAGCCTTGACAGTTTAAGGATAGGGGCCGGGCCACCTGATTCTGTCAACTAGTATTTCAAGCTCGGGGATCAGAGAGTGCATAATAAATACTGTTGTTGGAGTGAGTATTTTCCAGAGTATTGcctcactgtctctccctctccctgtgtaGGAGTCCATGATGGATTTCTTCAACGCTCAGATGCGTCTGGGCGGTCTCACTCAGGCTCCAGGGAACCCCGTCCTCGCTGTTCAGATCAACCAGGACAAGAACTTTGCCTTCCTCGAGGTGGGTCTCAACACCCACTTCACTATACTCAATACTGGAGAAGAAATGTGACCTTCCTCAATAGTCCAAAAGGACCCCTTTTCCTTTTATCTGAGCTTTATGAAATCATCTGACAGGTGAAAGTTAACCCTCTACCTTTCTCAAACCTGGTCTGTGTTTGTTGTCCCAAAGTTCCGCTCAGTGGATGAGACAACCCAGGCCATGGCGTTCGACGGCATCATCTTCCAGGGACAGAGTCTGAAGATCCGCCGTCCCCATGACTACCAGCCCCTGCCCGGCATGAGCGAGAACCCCAGCGTCTACGtgcctggtctgtctctgtctgaacGTGTCTGGCTGGCTGCTTCACTCTCTATTTAGTCCATCTTTAAACCCTTCTTAGTCTGGCCTATTTGAACTATTTACCCGTctctattagaggtcgaccgaccatgatttttcaacgccgataccgattattggatgaCCAAagaaagccgatgccgatttttatatatatatgtatgtgtgtgtatgtaatatgtatgtgtatatatgagtgtatacatatatacatgtgtatgtgtatatacagtggggcaaaaaagtatttagtcagccaccaattgtgcaagttctcccacttaaaaagatgagaggcctgtaattttcatcataggtacacttcaactatgacagacaaaatgagggggggaaatccagaaaatcacattgtgcaaattatggtggaaaataggtatttgcacaattggtggctgactaaatacttttttgccccactgtgtgtgtgtgtgtatatatatatatatatatgtcaaatATCAagtcatagacttaattataatataataaacacagaaatacgagcctttggtcattaatatggtcaaatccggaaactatcatttcggaaAATAAAACRttcagtgaaatacggaaccattccatattttatcgaacgggtggcaaccctagatctaaatattgctgttacattgcacaaccttcRATGTTATGTCATAACTATGTAAAATTCTGGTAAattagttcacaacgagccaggcggcccaaaatgTTGCATATGCCCTGACATgtatagttaactagtgattatttgaagattgtttttttataaaaaaaagtttaatgctagctagcaactcaccgtggctccttgctgcactcatgCAACAGGTTGTCAGCCTGccgtccaaaaatacagattgttatgaaaacttgaaatctgcCGACCTCTAGTCTGTAGGTTCAGACTGGATTTAGGCTGTTTATATCAATGTTTGGTTGACTTTTTAAATAacttgtctctccttctctgtctgtgtaGGCGTGGTGTCCACAGTGGTGCCTGACTCAGCCCACAAGCTGTTCATCGGGGGCCTGCCCAACTACCTGAATGATGACCAGGTCAGTGAGCTAACCTTAACCAGCTTAGCCTTCTAACCAGGTCACCTGGAGCCACATACTGGggtgtgctggctggctggctgctcacCTCCCGTGACGTCCCAGTCTGGCCCAGTGAAAACCTCCTGTTTCCTCACATGCGTAGTCAATGCTGGACGCGGTTAGCAGTGTACTGAAGTAACACTGTTGATGGAAGCCAGATAGCTTGAAAGAGCACCAATAGTCTGAGATGTGTTCAACAATGTCACCTCTCCTCATCTGACTGTTTTCCCCTGTCCCTCCCATCTTTTCCCCTCTGATCTCTATGGTAATCTCACCCCTTCCCTCTCTGTGTTCTCCAGGTGAAGGAGCTCCTGACATCGTTTGGGCCTCTCAAGGCCTTTAACTTGGTCAAGGATAGTGCCACAGGTTTGTCTAAGGGTTATGCGTTCTGTGAGTATGTAGACGTCAACCTGAACGACCAGATCACCATGGAGAATCAGGTAGCTAACCACCCCCTTCATATTTACTTCTTCACACACCATGTCATGGTTTTGGATTTGTTCCAGGGTTTTTAAAATATCTTCACATTTTTAATTACTTGCAtatcaataaaaatgtaaatttaatGTTATGAAAGGGAAACTATATTGCTCTTGAGatattattaaaatgtattatgtgtTTCATATATAACACTTTAGCCCCCACAGCAAGAGACACAACTCTTGAGAAAATGATTTCATATATTTACACTCCCAATATTTCAGGGTAATCTGTTATGATTGAACTGAATTGCAGTAAAAATNNNNNNNNNNNNNNNNNNNNNNNNNAAATAAAAAAACTTTGAAAATGACCATCTGTGAAAGGGAAAATTGTTGTTTAGGTTGGGTTCTTGAAAGGGGGCATTTAATATATAATGTGTAGATGCAAGACCGCTGGGGGTTTGTCCTTGCTGATGATTGACAGTGTATTAACTACTGGAGATGCCCTGTCCCACAGGCCATAGGCAAGGACTCAGGTCCAGAGGTGGTGGGGGCCCTCCCGCGGGGTGGGTCGCCCCGCCGAGATCACGGGAGCGTCAAGCACACCAGGGGGCGCGTCTCTCCACTTTGGTACTTTCAAATTAGAACTTTATTACTGCTGTTAAGCAGATCTATTCATTTTAAACTTGCTTAAAAACTGTTATCTTATCCAGTTTTGTCAATAATGATAATAGGTGATAAATATTCGTTGAAGTCGGCaagatttacatacacttagttggagtcattaaagttTTTCAACACTTACAAATTTTTGTTAAAAatatgttttggcaagtcggttaggacttacTTTTGTGCTTGACACAGTatttttttccaacatttgtttaagaagattatttcactttaatttacTGTATCAGATTCGTGGGtcgaagtttccatacactaagttggctgtgcctttaacgcttggaaaattccagaaatgatatatggcttagaagcttctgatcggctaattgaTCTTTATGAGTCCaatttggaggtgtactgtggatgtattcaaggctcCTTCAAACTCCCAGTGCTCTTTGGCTTGAATCATGGGaaataaagaaatcagccaagactagaaaacaaattgtagagcTCCAATGTCTGGATATCATTGGGGAGCATTTCCCAAACGCTGAAGGTACAATTCTCTGTAAAACATAGTCCAATATTACCATGGGAGCAGCATAATAGTCTCAGGAAGGGATGCCGTTTTGTTCTAGAGAGAACGTATTTGGGTGTGAAAAGTGAAATCATTCTCAGAAAACGAAAGGATTGTGAgatctggaggaaacgggtacagtatctatatccacagtaaacggtTCCCCAATATCACTAAGAAGGTGCTTAGAGGAAGGAGTCACTGTCAAAGAATAAAAGCAGATAAGTTTGCCAACTGCACCCATGGGGAAGATTATACGTTGTTGGAGAAATgtcttggtctgatgaaaaataTAAATTTTGGCATATGAcagttatgtttggagaaaaagagggggcatacaagccaaagaacacatCCACGTGAAGGGGTGgcgatcatgttgtgggggtgtttgctgAGGGGGATGGTGCACTTTCAATAGTGGCATTATGAGGCAGGAAAGTATGTGAATATTTGAAGCAATCTAAGACATCAGTCCAGGAAGTGAGTTGTACCAAATGGGTTTCCCCAATGGCAATGACCCAAgatcaaagttgtggcaaatggctcaAGGAAACAAAGTAAGGTattgggtggccatcacaaaggctgacctatcctgtgtgtgtgggggactgAAAAGGTGCGTGGCAAGGAGGCTCACTGCtcgttgcaccagctctgtcaggagaatgggcaaaattcaaccaacttattgtgaagTTGTGGAAAggtacccgaaacatttgaccagtTAAACCAATTTTAAAGGAATGCCTATACAAATACTATTGGAGCGTATGTAAACTTTgccgcactgggaatgtgatgaataataaatgctgaaataaatcttctGGTTCTATATTTTGACATTTATTAAATAAGTTGGTGATTCTatgactaagacagggaatttgtataGGAATtatgtcaggattgtgaaaaactgagttaaattatttggctaaggtgtatgtaaactttccgatacaatgtatatatttattttttcaaagtaATTCCAACTGGACTATCGAATGGGTTTGGGACTTGTGGGCGGCTGCTGTTGACAATTGCGAGAGACTAAACAGTCAGTATGAGAGGCATATTCTGAGAAGGGCTCAAGTCGTGAACGTATGAGATGATTACCTGCCTGGCCTTTTTATGTTCGTGCACCATACTTGGTGAGATCGGTTTGATTGTGGGTTTCTTTGTGGGTCATACACCTGTATGGATTACCCTCCAGGCTTCGATTTGTCTGCAGCGCTTTCAGGCCTACACAGGTGGAACTGTTTCAGTTATAGACACAGAGAAGGTGTCTTCATCTGGTTATGTTCAACGAGCTTCTTCTACTTGTTGGTCCCAATCGGATCAAAGAGTGGTCGGGAGGAAGAGGATACAGACGGTGGACCATGGTCACCTGTTCTGAAGAGAAGGCTTTGAGACAGGGATGATCCAGAACTGTGTATCTGGAGTTTGGCTGCATGGAGAAGCTGGGAAGTGGGGTGTATGACAAGT
It encodes the following:
- the LOC111958885 gene encoding splicing factor U2AF 65 kDa subunit isoform X4 is translated as MSDFDEFERQLSENKQAEKDKENRHHRRSPSRSRSRERKRRSRDKDRRSRDRRGDSKERRPRRSRSPHRETKKKNKVKKYWDVPPPGFEHISVMQYKAMQAAGQIPATALLPTMTPDGLAVTPTPVPVVGSQMTRQARRLYVGNIPFGITEESMMDFFNAQMRLGGLTQAPGNPVLAVQINQDKNFAFLEFRSVDETTQAMAFDGIIFQGQSLKIRRPHDYQPLPGMSENPSVYVPGVVSTVVPDSAHKLFIGGLPNYLNDDQVKELLTSFGPLKAFNLVKDSATGLSKGYAFCEYVDVNLNDQITMENQVANHPLHIYFFTHHVMVLDLFQGF
- the LOC111958885 gene encoding splicing factor U2AF 65 kDa subunit isoform X2, which gives rise to MSDFDEFERQLSENKQAQLVEHGACNARIVRSIPGNTPEKDKENRHHRRSPSRSRSRERKRRSRDKDRRSRDRRGDSKERRPRRSRSPHRETKKKNKVKKYWDVPPPGFEHISVMQYKAMQAAGQIPATALLPTMTPDGLAVTPTPVPVVGSQMTRQARRLYVGNIPFGITEESMMDFFNAQMRLGGLTQAPGNPVLAVQINQDKNFAFLEFRSVDETTQAMAFDGIIFQGQSLKIRRPHDYQPLPGMSENPSVYVPGVVSTVVPDSAHKLFIGGLPNYLNDDQVKELLTSFGPLKAFNLVKDSATGLSKGYAFCEYVDVNLNDQITMENQVANHPLHIYFFTHHVMVLDLFQGF
- the LOC111958885 gene encoding splicing factor U2AF 65 kDa subunit isoform X3, yielding MSDFDEFERQLSENKQAEKDKENRHHRRSPSRSRSRERKRRSRDKDRRSRDRRGDSKERRPRRSSPSQQQPQEIAVSRSPHRETKKKNKVKKYWDVPPPGFEHISVMQYKAMQAAGQIPATALLPTMTPDGLAVTPTPVPVVGSQMTRQARRLYVGNIPFGITEESMMDFFNAQMRLGGLTQAPGNPVLAVQINQDKNFAFLEFRSVDETTQAMAFDGIIFQGQSLKIRRPHDYQPLPGMSENPSVYVPGVVSTVVPDSAHKLFIGGLPNYLNDDQVKELLTSFGPLKAFNLVKDSATGLSKGYAFCEYVDVNLNDQITMENQVANHPLHIYFFTHHVMVLDLFQGF
- the LOC111958885 gene encoding splicing factor U2AF 65 kDa subunit isoform X1, with the protein product MSDFDEFERQLSENKQAQLVEHGACNARIVRSIPGNTPEKDKENRHHRRSPSRSRSRERKRRSRDKDRRSRDRRGDSKERRPRRSSPSQQQPQEIAVSRSPHRETKKKNKVKKYWDVPPPGFEHISVMQYKAMQAAGQIPATALLPTMTPDGLAVTPTPVPVVGSQMTRQARRLYVGNIPFGITEESMMDFFNAQMRLGGLTQAPGNPVLAVQINQDKNFAFLEFRSVDETTQAMAFDGIIFQGQSLKIRRPHDYQPLPGMSENPSVYVPGVVSTVVPDSAHKLFIGGLPNYLNDDQVKELLTSFGPLKAFNLVKDSATGLSKGYAFCEYVDVNLNDQITMENQVANHPLHIYFFTHHVMVLDLFQGF